One stretch of Aeromicrobium fastidiosum DNA includes these proteins:
- a CDS encoding Lrp/AsnC family transcriptional regulator — protein sequence MLSIDRLDSEILGKLTDNARSAVADLASSLGVARNTVMSRIRRLEETGVLNGFMPLIDLEAVGVPIQAFVALELDQRKMAQVVAALSEVVHVLEINTQAGREDLLIRVAAPTHRELQEVVTHMIQLDGVQHTVTTMIVSTPLPFRTRPLMDHLTASAGFGRSTPAAI from the coding sequence ATGCTCAGCATCGACCGGCTCGACTCCGAGATCCTCGGCAAGCTGACCGACAACGCCCGATCGGCAGTCGCCGACCTGGCCAGCTCGCTCGGCGTGGCTCGCAACACGGTGATGTCCCGCATCAGACGCCTGGAGGAGACCGGGGTGCTCAACGGCTTCATGCCGCTGATAGATCTCGAGGCCGTCGGCGTCCCGATCCAGGCGTTCGTCGCGCTCGAGCTCGACCAGCGCAAGATGGCGCAGGTCGTCGCGGCACTGAGCGAGGTCGTCCACGTGCTCGAGATCAACACTCAGGCGGGACGTGAGGATCTCCTGATCCGTGTCGCTGCGCCGACGCACCGCGAGCTGCAGGAGGTCGTGACGCACATGATCCAGCTGGACGGGGTGCAGCACACCGTGACCACGATGATCGTCTCCACACCTCTCCCGTTCCGCACCCGACCCCTCATGGACCACCTCACGGCGAGCGCCGGCTTCGGCAGGTCGACGCCAGCCGCGATCTGA
- a CDS encoding alpha-ketoacid dehydrogenase subunit beta, which translates to MSTAMAHALNEGLRSVMEEDPKVLLIGEDIGRLGGVFRVTDGLQKDFGDARVVDSPLGEAGIVGSAIGLAMAGYRPVCEIQFDGFVFPAMNQIITQLAKYRHRSEGTVTLPVVIRIPVGGGIGAIEHHSESPEAYFAHTAGLRVVSPSSAQEAYDLIRMAVRSDDPVIFLEPKHNYWLKGEIDRAATPAPFGSAQVVRPGDDLTLVTYGALVPTAVKVAAAAAEDGRSVEVIDLRSLSPIDDATIFASVERTGRLVVAHEASQTAGLGAEIAARVQDAMFYSLEAPVIRVTGYDTPYPASRLEGDWLPGLDRILDAIDRSFTY; encoded by the coding sequence ATGAGCACCGCGATGGCCCACGCCCTCAACGAAGGCCTGCGCTCGGTCATGGAGGAGGACCCGAAGGTCCTGCTGATCGGCGAGGACATCGGCCGGCTCGGGGGCGTGTTCCGGGTCACCGACGGCCTGCAGAAGGACTTCGGCGACGCCCGCGTCGTCGACTCGCCGCTGGGCGAGGCCGGCATCGTCGGCAGCGCGATCGGCCTGGCCATGGCCGGCTACCGGCCCGTGTGCGAGATCCAGTTCGACGGCTTCGTGTTCCCCGCGATGAACCAGATCATCACGCAGCTGGCCAAGTACCGGCACCGCTCCGAGGGGACGGTGACGCTGCCCGTCGTCATCCGCATCCCCGTCGGCGGCGGCATCGGCGCCATCGAGCACCACTCGGAGTCGCCCGAGGCGTACTTCGCGCACACGGCCGGCCTGAGGGTCGTCAGCCCGTCGTCGGCGCAGGAGGCGTACGACCTCATCCGGATGGCGGTGCGCAGCGACGACCCCGTGATCTTCCTCGAGCCCAAGCACAACTACTGGCTCAAGGGCGAGATCGACCGTGCCGCGACACCGGCGCCGTTCGGCAGCGCCCAGGTCGTGCGTCCCGGCGACGACCTGACGCTCGTGACGTACGGCGCGCTGGTGCCGACCGCCGTCAAGGTGGCTGCCGCTGCCGCCGAGGACGGCCGGTCCGTCGAGGTCATCGACCTGCGCTCGCTGTCGCCGATCGACGATGCGACGATCTTCGCCTCGGTCGAGAGGACGGGACGGCTGGTCGTCGCGCACGAGGCGTCGCAGACCGCGGGCCTGGGTGCCGAGATCGCCGCCCGTGTGCAGGACGCGATGTTCTACTCGCTCGAGGCACCCGTGATCCGGGTGACGGGCTACGACACGCCGTACCCGGCGAGCCGCCTGGAGGGCGACTGGCTGCCCGGGCTCGACCGCATCCTCGACGCCATCGACCGCAGCTTCACGTACTGA
- a CDS encoding Glu/Leu/Phe/Val family dehydrogenase, with the protein MSASQLTGTRPSIFELGGQIELESHELVRLHHDEKTGLRAIIAIHDTRLGPALGGTRFYPYASDGDALTDVLRLSEGMTYKAAAAGLPLGGGKAVIIGDPATVKSPELLEEYGRFVESLGGRYVTAGDVGTTSDDMDVIGRTTSHVVARTIASGGSGDSGLSTALGVFSSMKAAVRLAFGRAPLAPVTVGVEGAGKVGFQLIGLLVEAGAHVVFCEQDPVARDRVHLAYPDVDVSDSVIDAEVDVYAPCALGATLTHESVADIKARIVCGAANNQLLTGSVEDELAARGILWVPDYVANAGGLIQVAAELHSGDLAKVPDRIGGLAAFVETMLIKAAADSVTPGHAARAIVDRRLDQVTGAK; encoded by the coding sequence ATGAGTGCGTCGCAGCTGACCGGAACCCGTCCGAGCATCTTCGAGCTGGGTGGCCAGATCGAGCTGGAATCCCACGAGCTCGTTCGCCTCCACCACGACGAGAAGACCGGCCTGAGGGCGATCATCGCCATCCACGACACGCGCCTCGGACCGGCCCTCGGCGGCACCCGGTTCTACCCGTACGCGAGCGACGGGGATGCGTTGACCGACGTCCTGCGGCTCTCGGAGGGGATGACCTACAAGGCGGCCGCCGCGGGGTTGCCTCTCGGCGGAGGCAAGGCCGTCATCATCGGCGATCCCGCCACTGTGAAGTCGCCGGAGCTGCTCGAGGAGTACGGACGGTTCGTCGAGTCCCTGGGCGGGCGCTACGTCACGGCAGGGGACGTGGGAACGACGTCCGACGACATGGACGTGATCGGTCGGACGACGTCGCACGTCGTCGCGCGGACCATCGCGTCCGGCGGCTCGGGGGACAGCGGTCTCTCGACGGCCCTCGGCGTGTTCAGCAGCATGAAGGCGGCCGTGCGATTGGCGTTCGGCCGAGCGCCACTGGCACCGGTGACGGTGGGCGTCGAGGGTGCTGGCAAGGTCGGCTTCCAGCTCATCGGTCTCCTGGTCGAGGCGGGCGCACATGTGGTGTTCTGCGAGCAGGATCCGGTCGCCCGCGACCGTGTGCACCTGGCCTACCCGGACGTCGACGTGAGCGACTCGGTCATCGACGCTGAGGTGGACGTCTACGCTCCGTGTGCCCTCGGCGCGACGCTGACCCACGAGTCGGTAGCCGACATCAAGGCACGCATCGTCTGCGGTGCTGCCAACAATCAGCTGCTGACCGGCTCCGTCGAGGATGAACTGGCCGCGCGGGGCATCCTCTGGGTGCCCGACTACGTCGCCAATGCGGGCGGCCTGATCCAGGTCGCCGCCGAGCTCCACAGCGGTGACCTCGCCAAGGTGCCTGACCGGATCGGCGGACTGGCGGCCTTCGTGGAGACCATGCTGATCAAGGCGGCGGCCGACTCGGTCACCCCGGGTCACGCAGCACGCGCCATCGTCGACCGCCGGCTCGACCAGGTGACGGGCGCCAAGTGA
- a CDS encoding aromatic alcohol reductase, whose protein sequence is MAEPTSNPTSRSILIIGAGELGMPVLRNVALRARDVEGSTVSVLLRAGSVGSTDPGKQRDLAEIRSLGIDIVEGDLVKNSIDELASLFAVHDTVIGCTGIAAGIETPMKVAKAALQAKVRRYFPWQFGVDFEVIGRGSPQDIFDSQLDVRELLRAQDETEWVIISTGMFMNYLFDAGSGMVDPANSTVNALGSLDTAVTVTTPEDIGVLTAEILFSEPRIRNEIVFLAGDTVTYGELANILEDVLQRPFERVEWTVPFLLDQLASNPTDMTSKYRAVFAQGRGVAWDKDETFNARRGIAVTDVRTWIGENLADRRRGD, encoded by the coding sequence ATGGCAGAGCCGACGTCGAACCCGACTTCTCGATCGATCCTGATCATTGGAGCAGGGGAGCTGGGCATGCCTGTGCTGCGCAACGTCGCGCTCCGTGCCCGCGATGTCGAGGGTTCGACCGTCAGCGTGCTGCTGCGTGCTGGTTCGGTCGGCTCGACTGATCCGGGGAAGCAGCGTGATCTTGCAGAGATCCGCAGCCTGGGCATCGACATCGTCGAGGGCGACCTGGTGAAGAACTCCATCGACGAGCTCGCCTCGTTGTTCGCGGTCCACGACACGGTGATCGGGTGCACTGGAATCGCCGCGGGGATCGAGACGCCCATGAAGGTGGCGAAGGCTGCGCTGCAGGCGAAGGTGCGGCGTTACTTCCCGTGGCAGTTCGGCGTCGACTTCGAGGTCATCGGTCGCGGGAGCCCGCAGGACATCTTCGACTCGCAGCTGGACGTGCGCGAGCTCCTTCGCGCCCAGGACGAGACCGAGTGGGTCATCATCTCCACCGGGATGTTCATGAACTACCTGTTCGACGCAGGCTCCGGCATGGTCGACCCGGCGAACAGCACGGTCAACGCGCTGGGCAGCCTCGACACAGCCGTCACCGTGACGACCCCGGAGGACATCGGCGTACTGACGGCCGAGATCCTGTTCTCCGAACCCCGCATCCGCAACGAGATCGTCTTCCTGGCCGGCGACACGGTGACGTACGGCGAGCTGGCGAACATCCTGGAGGACGTGCTCCAGCGTCCGTTCGAGCGTGTGGAGTGGACCGTGCCGTTCCTGCTCGACCAGCTGGCGAGCAACCCCACCGACATGACGAGCAAGTACCGGGCCGTGTTCGCCCAGGGGCGAGGGGTGGCGTGGGACAAGGACGAGACCTTCAACGCGCGGCGTGGGATCGCGGTCACGGACGTGCGGACGTGGATCGGCGAGAACCTCGCCGACCGACGCAGGGGCGACTAG
- a CDS encoding quinone oxidoreductase family protein — translation MLAAYARTVDPADPLDALEVGDVESATAPPGWVTITMRAASLNRHDLWSLAGVGLPADRTPMILGCDLAGVDENGREVVVYPVIASDGWTGPELDDPALSMLSERHPGTFAEQVAVPTHNLLPVPDGLTLVEASTLPTAWLTAYRMIFTAAQVRAGQTILVQGATGGVSTAAIMLGRAAGLRVWATSRSDEGRQWARDIGAHETFESGARLPERVDAVLDTVGQSTWDHSLKCLRRHGVMVVSGGTSGYQAQTNVARVFAGYARIQGSTLGTRQEFADLLQFVTSTGIKPPVHRTYPLAEARAAFTALAGGDVRGKLVITS, via the coding sequence ATGCTGGCTGCATACGCCCGGACCGTCGACCCCGCCGACCCTCTCGACGCACTCGAGGTCGGCGACGTCGAGAGCGCCACCGCACCGCCCGGATGGGTCACGATCACGATGCGCGCGGCCTCCCTCAACCGCCATGACCTCTGGTCCCTCGCCGGCGTCGGACTCCCCGCCGATCGCACCCCCATGATCCTCGGGTGCGATCTCGCCGGTGTTGACGAGAACGGTCGCGAGGTCGTCGTCTACCCGGTGATCGCCAGCGACGGGTGGACGGGACCGGAGCTCGACGATCCGGCCCTGAGCATGCTGTCGGAGCGACACCCGGGAACCTTCGCCGAGCAGGTCGCCGTCCCCACCCACAACCTCCTGCCCGTTCCGGACGGCTTGACGCTCGTCGAGGCCAGCACGCTGCCCACGGCGTGGCTCACGGCCTACCGCATGATCTTCACCGCGGCGCAGGTCCGAGCGGGCCAGACCATCCTCGTCCAGGGGGCCACTGGCGGGGTCTCGACCGCGGCCATCATGCTGGGCCGCGCGGCCGGCCTGCGCGTGTGGGCGACCAGTCGCTCCGACGAGGGGCGTCAGTGGGCTCGGGACATCGGCGCCCACGAGACCTTCGAGAGCGGCGCGCGCCTGCCCGAGAGGGTCGACGCCGTGCTCGACACCGTCGGGCAGAGCACGTGGGACCACTCCCTCAAATGCCTGCGTCGGCACGGTGTCATGGTCGTCTCCGGGGGAACGTCCGGCTACCAGGCGCAGACGAACGTCGCCCGTGTCTTCGCTGGCTACGCACGCATCCAGGGCTCGACCCTCGGCACACGACAGGAGTTCGCCGACCTCCTCCAGTTCGTGACATCGACCGGGATCAAGCCGCCCGTGCACCGGACGTATCCCCTGGCCGAGGCGCGTGCGGCCTTCACAGCTCTCGCTGGCGGCGACGTGCGCGGCAAGCTCGTGATCACGTCATGA
- a CDS encoding NADPH:quinone oxidoreductase family protein has translation MRALLLTSLTGPAGLRLTEVDDPHGDSLVHIDVRAAGVNFPDLLVMRGEYQLKTEPPFVPGSEIAGVVRSAPSGSGFSAGDRVIALAGQGGLAERVAVHPGVVRHAPSGLDHAEAVTMLVNFQTAVFALETRARVSAGQTVVVMGAAGGIGTATVQVAHALGVEVIAVVKRPGADEFLRTAGADHVVALADGWSGRVRELTDGRGADVLVDPVGGPAFDDAVRSLAPGGRLVVVGFAAGGIPTVTVNRLLLRNVGVLGAGWGEYLRTDPRALGQVASRLDELVTAGLRPAVNHRYAFGDGVRAYTDLASGAVFGKAVIDVSSDPA, from the coding sequence ATGAGAGCGCTTCTCCTGACGAGCCTGACCGGTCCCGCCGGACTCCGCCTGACCGAGGTCGACGACCCCCACGGCGATTCCCTCGTGCACATCGACGTCCGTGCCGCCGGGGTCAACTTCCCGGACCTGCTCGTCATGCGAGGCGAGTACCAGCTCAAGACCGAGCCGCCCTTCGTTCCGGGCTCGGAGATCGCCGGCGTCGTCCGCTCGGCCCCGAGCGGCAGCGGGTTCTCCGCCGGCGACCGTGTCATCGCGCTCGCCGGTCAAGGAGGGCTCGCCGAACGAGTCGCGGTCCACCCGGGTGTCGTTCGACATGCCCCCTCGGGCTTGGATCACGCCGAGGCCGTCACGATGTTGGTCAACTTCCAGACCGCCGTGTTCGCACTGGAGACCCGTGCCCGGGTCTCCGCCGGGCAGACCGTGGTCGTGATGGGCGCTGCAGGCGGGATCGGTACCGCGACCGTGCAGGTGGCCCACGCCCTCGGCGTCGAGGTCATCGCCGTCGTGAAGCGTCCCGGTGCCGACGAGTTCCTGCGCACGGCCGGCGCCGACCACGTCGTCGCGCTCGCGGACGGATGGTCCGGGCGGGTGCGCGAGCTCACCGACGGACGGGGCGCCGACGTGCTGGTCGACCCGGTCGGCGGCCCTGCCTTCGACGACGCCGTCCGCTCCCTGGCCCCGGGCGGTCGTCTGGTGGTGGTCGGCTTCGCCGCCGGCGGCATCCCGACCGTGACCGTCAACCGACTCCTGCTGCGCAACGTCGGGGTCCTCGGTGCCGGCTGGGGGGAATACCTGCGAACCGACCCCCGGGCGCTCGGCCAGGTCGCGTCCCGGCTCGACGAGCTCGTCACGGCTGGACTCCGCCCGGCCGTGAATCACCGCTACGCCTTCGGCGATGGCGTCCGCGCCTACACCGATCTCGCATCGGGAGCCGTCTTCGGCAAGGCGGTCATCGACGTCTCCTCCGACCCGGCCTGA
- a CDS encoding enoyl-CoA hydratase-related protein, protein MTNAQVVETEVRSRTLIITLNRPAKRNAIDMEMTDLIDDALALLEDDADLRVAVLTSSSGYFSAGTDLTQQASPASRRGGEYGLARRRRSKPVIAAVDGDALGGGFELVLACDIVVAGEQVRFSLPEVKRGVVANSGGLFRAVDRLGHSLAAEMLLTGEPLSVQRAHQAGLVNTIVAPGTALDAAIRIADRIALNSPAALDASMRALDETRAVEDPWRWEITRTAQHRIEESSDHLEGIAAFFAKRTPDWYAAR, encoded by the coding sequence ATGACGAACGCGCAGGTGGTCGAGACCGAGGTCCGTTCACGCACCCTCATCATCACCCTGAACCGCCCTGCCAAGCGCAACGCGATCGACATGGAGATGACCGATCTCATCGACGACGCCCTCGCGCTGCTGGAGGACGACGCCGACCTGCGGGTCGCGGTTCTCACGTCGAGCAGCGGATACTTCAGCGCTGGAACCGACCTCACCCAGCAGGCCAGTCCCGCATCTCGACGCGGAGGCGAGTACGGACTGGCGAGACGTCGTCGTAGCAAACCCGTCATCGCGGCGGTGGACGGCGACGCCCTGGGCGGAGGGTTCGAGCTCGTCCTCGCCTGCGACATCGTGGTGGCTGGCGAGCAGGTCAGGTTCAGCCTGCCCGAGGTGAAGCGCGGCGTCGTCGCCAACTCCGGAGGTCTTTTTCGAGCGGTGGACCGCCTGGGGCATTCGCTGGCCGCCGAGATGCTGCTGACCGGCGAGCCGTTGTCCGTTCAGCGCGCCCACCAAGCCGGGTTGGTCAACACCATCGTGGCACCGGGCACCGCTCTGGACGCCGCGATCCGGATCGCCGATCGGATCGCCCTCAACAGCCCCGCCGCGCTCGATGCATCGATGCGTGCGCTCGACGAGACCCGTGCGGTCGAAGACCCGTGGCGCTGGGAGATCACACGAACAGCGCAGCACCGCATCGAGGAGTCCTCCGACCATCTCGAGGGAATCGCGGCGTTCTTCGCCAAGCGCACTCCTGACTGGTACGCGGCGCGATGA
- a CDS encoding GntR family transcriptional regulator, whose amino-acid sequence MTSLDIAVRRTTAAQQVAEGLSDLIMSGHFSPGTRLRESAIATDLKISRNTVREAVRILELGGLVNYEVNRGAVVIAPTAESVMALYDARLQLETAAVHQPRRTEDLGGLRKALNALTRAADTHRVKDIVTADLAFHASIVALLGNPRIDDFYNDLTTELRYYLTVLSKETREYDDPSTIVSEHAGILVAIESGDPKAAAEAIFTHVNHNAHRVCDILVAREAGS is encoded by the coding sequence ATGACTTCTCTTGACATCGCGGTCCGTCGAACGACGGCGGCGCAGCAGGTCGCGGAGGGGCTGTCCGACCTCATCATGTCCGGGCACTTCAGTCCCGGAACGCGCCTCCGCGAGAGCGCCATCGCGACGGATCTGAAGATCTCCCGCAACACCGTGCGTGAGGCGGTCCGCATCCTGGAGCTCGGCGGCCTCGTGAACTACGAGGTCAACCGCGGCGCGGTCGTCATCGCGCCGACGGCCGAGAGCGTCATGGCTCTCTACGACGCACGCCTGCAGCTGGAGACGGCCGCCGTCCACCAGCCTCGGCGCACCGAAGACCTGGGCGGCCTCCGCAAGGCGCTCAACGCGCTCACGCGCGCGGCGGACACGCACCGCGTGAAGGACATCGTCACGGCAGACCTCGCCTTCCACGCGTCCATCGTCGCCCTGCTGGGCAACCCCAGGATCGACGACTTCTACAACGACCTGACGACCGAGCTGCGCTACTACTTGACCGTGCTCTCCAAGGAGACCCGCGAGTACGACGACCCGTCCACGATCGTCTCGGAGCACGCAGGCATCCTGGTCGCCATCGAGAGTGGGGACCCGAAGGCAGCAGCCGAGGCGATCTTCACGCACGTCAACCACAACGCGCACCGCGTGTGCGACATCCTGGTGGCCCGAGAAGCCGGTAGCTGA
- a CDS encoding thiamine pyrophosphate-dependent enzyme — MTDDLFSLLSPEGVLSDSADASVDLRGMFSDMVMSRRIDTEAIALQRQGELGLWASLLGQEGAQVGAGRALRPRDVAFPTYREHGVAWCRGVDPVSLLGLFRGTTLGGWDPTTNNFNLYTLVIGAQTLHAVGYAMGIVRDGDVGTGDPDRDRAVLVFLGDGALSEGETNEAFVWAAAQNLPIVFFCQNNQWAISAPYSVQSRVPVAQRAQGFGFRGVRVDGNDVVASHAATVEALEHARAGNGPTLIEAFTYRRNPHTTSDDDGRYREGAVTDDWTTLDPIERLRTHLTGIGTGEEFFAGVAAEEADLSERLRAGCRALPDPSPESPFLHTYVDMPADLEQQMHDHVEYVAAGEVDPA, encoded by the coding sequence ATGACTGACGACCTCTTCAGCCTGCTCAGCCCCGAGGGGGTGCTGTCGGACTCGGCGGATGCGTCGGTCGACCTGCGGGGGATGTTCAGCGACATGGTCATGAGTCGGCGCATCGACACCGAGGCGATCGCCCTCCAGCGCCAGGGCGAGCTGGGCCTGTGGGCCTCGCTGCTCGGGCAGGAGGGGGCCCAGGTGGGGGCCGGCCGCGCGCTGCGCCCCCGCGACGTCGCCTTCCCGACCTATCGCGAGCACGGTGTCGCGTGGTGCCGGGGTGTTGACCCGGTGAGTCTGTTGGGGCTGTTTCGGGGAACCACCTTGGGCGGCTGGGACCCGACGACCAACAACTTCAACCTGTACACGTTGGTCATCGGTGCGCAGACCCTGCATGCGGTCGGCTATGCGATGGGCATCGTCCGCGACGGAGACGTCGGCACGGGTGACCCCGATCGTGACCGCGCAGTGCTGGTCTTCCTCGGTGATGGGGCGCTGAGCGAGGGCGAGACGAACGAGGCATTCGTCTGGGCTGCGGCGCAGAACCTGCCGATCGTGTTCTTCTGCCAGAACAACCAATGGGCCATCTCGGCGCCGTACTCGGTGCAGAGCCGGGTGCCGGTGGCCCAGCGGGCGCAGGGCTTCGGGTTCCGAGGGGTCAGGGTGGACGGCAATGACGTCGTCGCCAGCCACGCGGCGACCGTCGAGGCTCTCGAGCACGCCAGGGCCGGCAACGGGCCCACGTTGATCGAGGCGTTCACGTATCGCCGCAACCCGCACACGACCTCGGACGACGACGGCCGCTACCGCGAGGGTGCGGTCACCGACGACTGGACGACCCTCGACCCGATCGAGCGCCTCCGCACCCACCTCACCGGCATCGGCACGGGCGAGGAGTTCTTCGCCGGCGTCGCCGCCGAGGAGGCCGATCTGAGCGAGCGGCTGCGCGCGGGGTGTCGCGCGCTGCCCGACCCGAGCCCGGAGTCCCCGTTCCTGCACACGTACGTCGACATGCCGGCAGATCTGGAGCAGCAGATGCACGACCACGTCGAGTACGTCGCCGCAGGAGAGGTGGACCCGGCATGA
- a CDS encoding dihydrolipoamide acetyltransferase family protein, which produces MPDVGEGLTEAEIVTWLVTPGDTVEVNQIVVEIETAKSLVELPSPFAGEVIELHAEPGETVDVGRPIISVATAGGPADAPTAPAVAAEAAEAAETVATENVDEPKLLVGYGAKETTGRRRRRGAAPAAAPAAVSPAVTPAAPSAPSGPVRTKPPVRKLAKTLGVDLTSVVPSGPGGVVTRADVVAASEAAPTLPPAPAVAPETDAGEIRIPIKGVRKHTAAAMVSSAFTAPHVSEFVTLDVTATMDLRSRLQARREFADVRLSPLALVAKAFLRAVERTPSANSRWDEAAQEIVQMREINLGIAAATPRGLVVPNIRSAQRLGLAELAAAIGDLASTARAGRTTPEQMAHGTVTISNFGVFGVDSGTPILNPGETAILGVGTINRRPWVVGEGDDERIEPRWVTTLALSFDHRVMDGQQGSELLADTAAFLRDPALAAL; this is translated from the coding sequence CTGCCCGATGTCGGGGAGGGTCTGACCGAGGCCGAGATCGTCACCTGGCTCGTGACGCCCGGCGACACCGTCGAGGTCAACCAGATCGTCGTCGAGATCGAGACCGCCAAGTCGCTGGTCGAGCTGCCGTCGCCCTTCGCCGGCGAGGTCATCGAGCTGCACGCCGAGCCCGGTGAGACCGTCGACGTCGGCCGGCCGATCATCAGCGTCGCGACGGCTGGCGGCCCCGCGGACGCGCCGACGGCACCGGCCGTCGCCGCTGAGGCCGCCGAGGCCGCCGAGACCGTGGCCACCGAGAACGTCGACGAGCCGAAGCTGCTCGTCGGCTACGGTGCCAAGGAGACCACGGGACGTCGGCGTCGGCGTGGTGCTGCTCCGGCCGCCGCGCCGGCGGCTGTCTCACCCGCGGTCACGCCGGCCGCGCCGTCAGCGCCGTCCGGACCCGTGCGGACCAAGCCGCCGGTCCGCAAGCTGGCCAAGACGCTCGGCGTCGACCTGACCTCCGTCGTGCCGTCCGGCCCGGGCGGTGTCGTGACGCGCGCCGACGTGGTGGCGGCCTCCGAGGCGGCCCCGACCCTCCCTCCGGCTCCGGCCGTGGCCCCTGAGACGGACGCCGGCGAGATCCGCATCCCGATCAAGGGCGTCCGCAAGCACACGGCGGCCGCGATGGTCAGCTCGGCGTTCACCGCGCCACACGTGTCGGAGTTCGTGACGCTCGACGTCACCGCGACGATGGACCTGCGGTCGAGGCTGCAGGCCCGGCGCGAGTTCGCAGACGTCAGGCTCAGCCCGCTGGCACTCGTCGCGAAGGCGTTCCTGCGGGCGGTCGAGCGCACGCCGTCGGCCAACTCGCGGTGGGACGAGGCGGCGCAGGAGATCGTCCAGATGCGCGAGATCAACCTCGGCATCGCCGCTGCCACGCCTCGCGGACTCGTGGTGCCGAACATCCGCAGCGCGCAGCGACTCGGCCTCGCCGAGCTGGCCGCCGCGATCGGTGACCTCGCCAGCACCGCCAGGGCCGGCCGCACGACGCCCGAGCAGATGGCGCACGGCACCGTGACGATCAGCAACTTCGGGGTGTTCGGCGTCGACAGCGGCACTCCGATCCTCAACCCTGGCGAGACCGCGATCCTCGGCGTCGGCACGATCAATCGCCGCCCATGGGTCGTCGGCGAGGGCGACGACGAGCGCATCGAGCCGCGGTGGGTCACGACCCTGGCCCTCTCGTTCGACCACCGGGTCATGGACGGCCAGCAGGGATCCGAGCTGCTGGCCGACACCGCCGCGTTCCTGCGCGACCCCGCGCTCGCCGCTCTCTGA
- a CDS encoding TetR/AcrR family transcriptional regulator encodes MSRQRDLSTTPSEGVSQPYAKSAHTRQRIIDSAARVLYEKGYSGTRLSDVAADSGVGVANIYYYFPSRDELIAQVMLAGMEEGRASLQESLGKLPDSAPPMERLMVAVEVHLRGGIRRSPHAQAVVRNAQQLPEPLLRRQREADSAYGAVWRDLIEELESRGELRDGLDPFAAQMLVIGALNSALEWWNRRRGTIDNVVRSAQIVVRHGLSASVG; translated from the coding sequence GTGAGCCGTCAGCGGGACCTCTCGACCACGCCGTCCGAGGGCGTCAGTCAGCCGTACGCGAAGTCGGCCCACACGCGGCAGCGCATCATCGACTCGGCGGCGCGTGTCCTGTACGAGAAGGGTTACTCGGGGACGCGGCTCTCGGACGTGGCGGCCGACTCGGGCGTCGGGGTCGCCAACATCTACTACTACTTCCCGTCACGGGACGAGCTCATCGCGCAGGTCATGCTGGCGGGCATGGAGGAGGGGCGCGCTTCCTTGCAGGAGTCTTTGGGGAAGCTCCCTGACTCGGCCCCTCCCATGGAGCGCCTCATGGTGGCGGTCGAGGTCCACCTCCGCGGAGGGATCCGACGATCGCCCCATGCCCAGGCCGTCGTCCGCAACGCGCAGCAGCTGCCCGAGCCGCTGCTGCGGCGTCAGCGCGAGGCAGACAGTGCCTACGGAGCCGTGTGGAGGGACCTCATCGAGGAGCTCGAGTCCCGAGGCGAGCTGCGAGATGGCCTCGACCCGTTCGCGGCGCAGATGCTGGTGATCGGGGCGTTGAACTCGGCGCTGGAGTGGTGGAACCGTCGCCGCGGGACCATCGACAACGTGGTCAGAAGTGCCCAGATCGTGGTGCGGCACGGCCTCAGCGCGAGCGTCGGCTGA